One window from the genome of Leptospira johnsonii encodes:
- the dnaE gene encoding DNA polymerase III subunit alpha has protein sequence MEDFAHLHLHTTYSMLDGAIRIKELMQHVKELGMSSVAMTDHGNMFGAIEFYNEAVKAGVKPIIGCEFYVSPNRKAETEEFKIADGNAYHLILLAKNEVGYKNLIKLASKSYTEGFYKKARIDYDLLDRNSEGLICLTACLAGEVNRKILEGKAPESFQLAGKLNEIFKKEDFYLEIQNHGIPEQDIVAKGVYDLAQKTGIKLVVTNDSHFLKKDDKEAQDILLRIGMRKTIEDEMEFGFNQHFYVKSPAEMKGLFPELPQAFYSTLEVRDKVDLKLKFGNYLLPEFTVPDGFDEYGFMEKLVWEGIRQRYPQITTEIKERVEFELNTIKDMHFAGYFLIVQDYINFAKKTGIPVGPGRGSAAGSIVAYALGITNVEPLQFNLLFERFLNPDRKDMPDIDTDFCVERREEVINYIRQKYGEDRVGQIITFGSLGAKAALKDVARVMNLPYEESNRLTSYCPSKPGITIDEALAMSGDLKQASEKDDLNKKIFAIAKRLEGNHRQPGRHAAGVVISPFPLEDVVPLSTVAEKDRPGFRSIVTQYEKNNLESVGLIKMDILGLKNLTTLNYAIKLVRERRGIELDLDKIPLDNANTYALLRKANTLGIFQLESTGITDLVARSQVSNFDEIVALIALYRPGPMESGMLEEYLERKSGKKPVTYPHSSCEVILKETFGLTVYQEQVMSISRVVGGYTMGESDMLRKAMAKKKKELMDPLRIKFIEGAQKQGHAKKFAEELFDQLEKFGGYGFNKSHSVAYALVTYQTAYMKANYPTEYMAALLAGDHSKTTDIVKYINNAREMGINVLTPDVNESDVSFSVIDDHTIRFGISAMKGVGEGAAENIIQARKNLGGFKEVTEFMTNIDTRVLNKKILEALVQGGALDSFGYTRKCLFESMDSLVSFAQKEQERSREGQFSLFGDSGLNYELKLPKDADEWEMEDKLRREKSITGIYLSGHPLDKYQGHLKSLNSIPIETLDNIKAGNKVEVVGILTSLKIKFTKKKEEFVNFKLEDRTGEIECVAFPKVYQRFKELIKEDQAVFLKGDLDRIEAGESELRGQIKVNSFEILNDATIEDKMEKALHIKLGDRHRKMPDIIGQLHTLLAAYQGNSQVYFHLISGDEEKKVIRAHNHYSVQPNPELMNRLVTLLGEETVYESFGDSIRVYGTNGTKQAVKM, from the coding sequence CGTTAAGGAGCTAGGAATGAGCTCCGTGGCAATGACAGACCATGGAAACATGTTCGGCGCCATAGAATTTTACAACGAAGCGGTCAAAGCCGGGGTTAAACCCATTATAGGCTGCGAATTTTACGTTTCTCCCAACAGAAAAGCAGAAACAGAAGAATTTAAGATCGCTGACGGAAACGCATACCATCTCATTCTTCTCGCTAAAAACGAAGTAGGTTATAAAAATCTAATAAAGCTTGCGAGTAAATCTTATACCGAAGGTTTTTACAAGAAGGCAAGGATCGATTATGATCTTTTGGACCGAAACAGCGAAGGTCTAATCTGTCTTACAGCTTGTCTCGCGGGAGAAGTGAACCGCAAAATTTTAGAAGGTAAGGCTCCGGAGTCCTTTCAACTCGCAGGTAAACTAAACGAAATTTTTAAGAAAGAAGACTTCTATCTTGAGATCCAAAACCACGGAATTCCGGAACAAGATATTGTTGCAAAAGGTGTTTACGATCTCGCTCAAAAAACCGGGATCAAACTAGTAGTCACGAACGATTCTCACTTCTTAAAAAAAGACGATAAGGAAGCCCAGGATATTCTTCTTCGTATCGGAATGAGAAAGACGATCGAAGACGAGATGGAGTTCGGATTCAACCAACACTTCTACGTAAAAAGCCCTGCAGAAATGAAAGGGCTCTTTCCGGAACTCCCGCAGGCATTTTATTCTACATTAGAAGTTCGTGATAAAGTAGATCTTAAATTAAAATTCGGCAATTATCTTCTACCTGAGTTTACGGTTCCGGACGGTTTCGACGAATACGGTTTTATGGAAAAACTGGTTTGGGAAGGAATTCGCCAACGTTATCCTCAGATTACTACCGAGATCAAAGAGAGGGTAGAATTCGAACTAAACACCATCAAGGACATGCACTTCGCAGGTTATTTCTTGATCGTTCAGGATTATATCAACTTCGCCAAAAAAACCGGGATCCCTGTAGGTCCGGGAAGGGGATCTGCAGCAGGTTCCATCGTGGCTTATGCACTTGGAATTACGAACGTAGAACCTTTACAATTTAATCTACTCTTCGAAAGATTTTTAAATCCTGACAGAAAGGACATGCCGGATATTGATACAGACTTCTGCGTAGAACGCCGAGAAGAAGTAATCAATTATATCCGCCAAAAATACGGAGAAGATCGAGTCGGTCAGATCATCACATTTGGATCTTTAGGTGCAAAGGCAGCTCTCAAAGACGTTGCCAGAGTGATGAATCTTCCTTACGAAGAATCCAATCGACTCACAAGTTATTGTCCTAGCAAACCTGGTATCACTATCGACGAAGCTTTGGCTATGTCGGGAGACTTGAAACAAGCCAGCGAAAAGGACGACTTAAACAAAAAGATATTCGCGATCGCAAAACGTTTAGAGGGAAACCATAGACAACCGGGACGCCATGCAGCGGGAGTAGTGATCTCTCCTTTTCCTTTGGAAGATGTGGTCCCTCTTTCCACAGTTGCGGAGAAGGACAGACCAGGCTTTCGTTCCATCGTAACTCAGTACGAAAAAAACAATTTGGAATCCGTCGGTCTGATCAAGATGGATATCCTTGGTCTCAAAAACTTAACGACCCTAAACTACGCGATCAAGCTCGTTAGAGAAAGAAGAGGGATCGAATTAGATTTAGATAAAATCCCTCTGGATAATGCGAACACCTATGCATTATTAAGAAAAGCGAATACACTCGGGATCTTCCAGTTAGAATCCACCGGTATTACTGACCTTGTTGCACGAAGCCAGGTCTCTAACTTTGACGAGATCGTAGCCTTGATCGCACTTTATCGTCCTGGTCCGATGGAATCAGGGATGTTAGAGGAATACTTGGAACGTAAGAGCGGCAAGAAGCCGGTCACCTATCCGCATTCTTCTTGCGAAGTTATCTTAAAGGAAACATTCGGACTCACCGTTTACCAAGAGCAGGTGATGAGTATCTCCAGAGTTGTGGGCGGATACACCATGGGCGAATCGGACATGCTCCGAAAGGCTATGGCCAAAAAGAAAAAAGAACTTATGGATCCGTTGCGGATCAAGTTTATCGAGGGTGCTCAAAAGCAAGGCCACGCAAAAAAATTTGCAGAAGAACTTTTCGATCAGTTGGAAAAATTCGGAGGATACGGATTCAACAAGTCCCACTCCGTGGCATACGCGTTAGTCACCTACCAAACCGCTTACATGAAGGCAAACTATCCGACCGAGTATATGGCTGCATTGCTTGCCGGAGATCATTCCAAAACTACAGATATTGTAAAATATATAAACAACGCCCGCGAAATGGGAATCAACGTTTTGACCCCGGATGTAAACGAGTCCGACGTATCCTTCTCCGTAATCGATGACCATACGATTCGATTCGGGATCTCCGCAATGAAAGGTGTAGGAGAAGGCGCGGCAGAAAATATCATCCAAGCCAGAAAGAACCTCGGAGGTTTCAAAGAAGTCACCGAGTTCATGACCAATATAGATACTCGAGTATTGAATAAAAAGATACTAGAAGCATTGGTACAAGGCGGTGCCTTAGATTCTTTCGGCTACACTCGAAAATGCCTCTTCGAGTCCATGGACAGTCTGGTTTCCTTCGCGCAAAAAGAACAGGAAAGATCGAGAGAAGGCCAGTTCTCTCTTTTCGGAGACAGTGGACTCAACTACGAATTAAAACTTCCGAAAGACGCAGATGAATGGGAAATGGAAGATAAGCTCAGAAGAGAAAAATCCATCACAGGTATCTACCTTTCCGGGCATCCTTTGGACAAATACCAAGGCCATTTAAAAAGCCTGAACTCGATCCCAATCGAAACCTTGGACAATATCAAAGCAGGTAACAAGGTAGAAGTAGTAGGAATTCTTACTTCTTTAAAGATCAAGTTTACTAAGAAAAAAGAAGAATTCGTAAACTTCAAATTAGAAGACCGCACAGGCGAAATAGAATGTGTGGCCTTTCCTAAAGTGTATCAAAGATTCAAAGAGCTCATAAAAGAAGACCAGGCAGTATTTCTAAAAGGAGATCTGGACAGGATCGAAGCTGGAGAATCCGAACTCAGAGGTCAGATCAAAGTAAACAGCTTCGAGATCTTGAACGACGCCACCATCGAAGATAAGATGGAAAAAGCGCTTCATATCAAGTTGGGAGACCGTCATCGAAAAATGCCGGATATCATCGGCCAACTGCATACCTTGCTTGCTGCTTACCAAGGAAATTCCCAAGTATATTTCCATCTAATCTCCGGAGACGAAGAGAAGAAGGTAATCCGCGCTCATAATCATTACTCCGTACAACCAAATCCTGAGTTGATGAATCGATTGGTTACCTTACTGGGAGAAGAAACTGTATACGAAAGTTTCGGAGACAGTATCAGAGTTTATGGAACGAACGGGACCAAACAAGCGGTTAAGATGTAA
- a CDS encoding histidine kinase dimerization/phosphoacceptor domain -containing protein — protein MFEIVDIPGLPRKKFLLGIAIVVGLMSAGILGFENLTGNHTFRPGYTVAGITSILCCFLLYKSRYKETVYLSSFLFTLALGLGVVYGPGVKNAAVWFPVLVFFQLYFFNRKMAVLAMLYCLGLLFWKTGIPIGSNGSEIYTDSIASLCVLTLFAILIGANLDKLILDKDVLLKELSHRVRNNMQVILEMVSFLKDSERSMETRNVLQILERRILALASVHTIAQDAEHIQSVSIGEVIENYLNRIVSKYKALPNLDPLAKHYQLDVKEANLLLLVLGEIVSATSESVTNHVEDLKISFRNPTVKTLELQVEGASLTEGDWSRFSRDLLSHSGGDLKVDPSGVGKVSASLVTLKR, from the coding sequence ATGTTTGAAATTGTAGATATCCCAGGTTTACCTCGTAAAAAATTCCTTTTAGGGATCGCGATAGTCGTAGGCTTGATGTCCGCAGGGATCTTGGGCTTCGAGAATTTAACCGGCAATCATACATTCAGGCCTGGATACACCGTTGCTGGGATCACTTCTATCCTTTGTTGTTTTTTACTATATAAGTCCAGATACAAAGAAACTGTTTATCTTTCTTCCTTTTTGTTCACTTTAGCTTTGGGTCTTGGGGTTGTTTATGGTCCCGGCGTTAAGAATGCCGCGGTTTGGTTTCCAGTTCTAGTTTTTTTCCAACTTTACTTTTTTAATCGTAAGATGGCTGTACTTGCCATGCTTTATTGTTTAGGTCTTTTGTTCTGGAAGACAGGAATTCCGATCGGATCTAACGGTAGTGAAATTTATACGGATTCAATCGCATCTCTTTGCGTTCTTACGTTATTCGCTATTTTGATAGGTGCGAATTTGGATAAATTGATCTTGGATAAGGATGTTCTTTTGAAAGAACTTTCTCATAGGGTCAGAAATAATATGCAAGTGATCTTGGAGATGGTTTCTTTTTTGAAAGATTCGGAACGTTCCATGGAAACTAGAAACGTTTTGCAGATCTTAGAAAGAAGAATATTGGCTCTTGCTTCAGTTCATACAATCGCTCAAGATGCGGAACATATACAAAGTGTTTCTATCGGAGAAGTTATCGAAAATTATCTAAATCGTATCGTTTCTAAATACAAGGCTCTTCCGAATTTGGATCCGCTCGCAAAACATTATCAGCTGGATGTGAAAGAAGCGAACCTTCTTCTTTTAGTTTTGGGAGAGATAGTATCCGCAACTTCGGAATCTGTTACGAATCATGTGGAAGATCTGAAGATTAGTTTTAGAAATCCTACTGTTAAAACTTTAGAATTACAAGTGGAAGGTGCAAGTTTGACCGAAGGGGATTGGAGTCGTTTTTCAAGAGATCTTTTAAGCCATTCTGGCGGAGATCTAAAAGTGGATCCGAGCGGTGTTGGAAAAGTTTCGGCTAGTTTGGTAACTTTAAAAAGATAA
- a CDS encoding M23 family metallopeptidase — MRRSISLGIILAAFHLSTFAQNDKVINFLFPVKTDGIENKVTSVFGESRGDHFHNGMDIASTGEPVLAMAEGKILYSRFGEDDPFGEEFGTGNSVWLDHGNGTYSSYYHLKDGRLPGLLEERLVAGGEKIAYTGNTGHSSGAHLHFVLLKDFGKTIQDPMKVLPIVEDETPPVIGNLLIHQDEYKYSQVNDGDNINISRAFPVTVGIQDAGKKSGQRRGVSQIQVSLNGQLLKKASFSNLHYEKGEWKNAEGFPFSDLYFKDQYLVGNLDFRNGENVIKVIAWDFRQNLTEKTFTFYVSRIR; from the coding sequence ATGAGACGTAGTATATCCCTCGGAATTATCTTGGCCGCGTTCCATCTAAGCACCTTTGCGCAAAACGATAAAGTAATAAATTTTCTTTTCCCGGTGAAAACCGACGGAATCGAGAATAAGGTTACCTCTGTGTTCGGAGAATCCCGGGGGGACCATTTTCATAACGGAATGGACATCGCTTCTACGGGAGAACCGGTTTTGGCGATGGCAGAGGGCAAGATCCTTTATTCGCGGTTTGGCGAAGACGACCCATTCGGGGAAGAATTCGGGACCGGAAACTCTGTTTGGCTTGATCACGGAAATGGGACGTATTCTTCCTATTACCATTTGAAAGACGGCCGCCTCCCAGGACTTTTAGAAGAACGTCTAGTTGCCGGGGGAGAAAAGATCGCATATACCGGAAACACTGGTCACTCTAGCGGTGCCCACCTACATTTCGTTTTATTAAAAGACTTCGGAAAAACCATCCAAGATCCTATGAAGGTTTTGCCTATCGTAGAAGATGAGACCCCCCCTGTGATCGGAAATTTGCTCATACATCAGGACGAGTACAAATACAGTCAGGTAAATGACGGGGACAATATCAATATCTCTAGAGCTTTCCCGGTGACTGTCGGAATCCAAGATGCGGGGAAAAAATCGGGTCAAAGAAGAGGTGTTTCTCAGATCCAGGTTTCCTTGAACGGGCAATTATTGAAGAAAGCAAGCTTCTCCAATCTACATTACGAAAAAGGAGAATGGAAAAACGCAGAAGGTTTCCCATTTTCGGATCTTTATTTCAAGGACCAATATTTGGTAGGTAATTTGGATTTTCGTAATGGGGAGAATGTGATCAAGGTTATAGCCTGGGATTTTCGCCAAAACCTTACCGAAAAAACATTCACTTTCTACGTAAGTCGCATCCGTTAA
- a CDS encoding RNA polymerase sigma factor codes for MNLSKDKTLDLVTRCGEGDEAALKLFFESYSEDIYNFPMKIFHLSEDDAGDFFLYAFERLKTGARFSSFKGKSSFRTWFYSVLRNMLIDWQRTKRELKMTNLGKINKEGKEYATIEDEPDLRPDLVEEAQELTKHFHQVLGEIGVEKRVIFKLSYIYYLNLDEEEIQFLLEKTNLSVDDIKKKILGLRSELSKREEENIRMEDKITSLYLNILELKEKQTVTVKKAPLLPQEVDKTSQALKKKYEQRKKLLEKRKKGHFLARTPYREVADLLGITEGNVSVTLLRLIEKIQKKLKFSELSE; via the coding sequence ATGAATTTGTCAAAGGATAAAACCCTCGACCTAGTTACCCGTTGCGGGGAAGGAGACGAGGCCGCTCTCAAGTTATTCTTCGAGTCCTATTCCGAAGATATTTACAATTTTCCGATGAAGATCTTTCACCTCAGTGAAGATGATGCCGGAGACTTCTTCTTATACGCGTTCGAAAGACTGAAAACCGGAGCTAGATTTTCCAGCTTCAAAGGTAAATCAAGTTTTAGAACATGGTTCTATTCAGTTCTACGTAATATGCTCATCGATTGGCAAAGAACCAAAAGAGAGCTGAAGATGACCAACCTTGGAAAGATCAACAAGGAAGGAAAAGAATACGCCACCATCGAGGACGAACCGGATCTTCGCCCTGATTTAGTAGAAGAGGCCCAAGAGCTAACTAAACATTTCCACCAGGTCTTGGGTGAAATAGGCGTAGAGAAGAGAGTTATTTTCAAACTTTCTTATATATACTACCTCAACCTAGATGAGGAAGAGATCCAATTCCTGCTCGAAAAAACGAATCTGAGCGTAGACGATATAAAAAAGAAAATTTTAGGGCTTCGCTCCGAACTTTCCAAGCGGGAAGAAGAGAATATCCGTATGGAAGACAAGATTACGTCTCTATATTTAAATATTCTGGAGCTGAAAGAAAAGCAGACTGTAACTGTTAAGAAAGCTCCCTTACTCCCTCAAGAAGTAGATAAAACTTCCCAAGCGTTAAAGAAGAAATATGAACAACGGAAAAAACTCTTAGAAAAGCGCAAAAAAGGCCATTTCCTGGCAAGGACCCCGTACAGAGAGGTTGCTGACCTTTTAGGGATAACCGAGGGAAATGTTAGCGTTACATTACTCAGATTGATCGAAAAAATACAAAAAAAACTCAAATTTTCGGAATTGTCTGAGTAG